The stretch of DNA AGTGACCTGGCGCTCGAATCGAACAGTCTCGCGTTAAGAAGGGGCTGCAGCACGATCAATGAGACAAAGGAAGGCTCGATGGCAAAGGCCAGAATCCTTGTTGTAGAAGACAGTGAAACGCAGGCGAGTAGGACAAAGGAGTTCCTCGAGGCGACCGGCTACGAGGTCCTATGCGCGAGAGACGGAATTTCTGCGATAAAGGCTGCGAAGACGGCTTCTTTTGATGTGATTCTCCTCGACCTCCTCCTGCCCGATTTAAACGGGAACGAGGTATGTCGCTGGCTGAAACTCAATAATGAGACGAGGGGTATTCCCATAATCATGCTCACCGTCAGGGGTTCCATAGAAGACAAGGTCGCGGGGCTGGAGGCCGGCGCCGATGATTACCTCCCGAAACCTTACAACGAAGTTGAACTGAACGCGCGGATCTATGCCGCTTTGAGGACAAAGGCCCTCCAGGACGAATTACGACAGAGGAACAAGCAAACGGAGGAACTGCTGACGAAAGTGGAGTTCTTGGCTATCACGGACCCGCTTACCATGCTCTTCAACAGAAGGCGCATCGAGGATATCCTTGAGAATGAATTGAAGGAAGGAAAACGGTATAAACAACCTATTACCTGTCTCATGATAGACGTAGACAATTTCAAACAGGTAAATGATCTCTACGGACATAAGGCGGGAGATTCGGTTTTGAGGGAAATCGCACAGCTCATAAAGCTTTCCTTGAGGGAAGTCGATATCGTCGCGCGATGGGGTGGTGATGAGTTCATCGCCATACTGCCTCAGACGGACATTAAGAGGGCCATCGAGCCCGCATCAAGAATCCTCGGTGCGATCTCGATCAGAAAGTTTGAGCAGATTCCGGCGGAACGGGTGACTGTCAGCATAGGAATCGCCTCTGCAGACGAGTTCACGGACACTGACGAAAAACTCATCAGTGCTGCTGATTTTGCCCTTTTCGAGGCCAAGAGAAAGGGAAGAAACAGGATTGAGGTCGCCCGCGAAGCGGAAAGAGGAGTCGAGTCTCCTTAGCCGGGGCTTTGTTCCTCCAAACCCCGTACCGATATTCCTTACGCCATGATAGGAAGAGAGAAGCCTGCAAACCGGCTGTCCGACATCGGCCGCTTCCTGCTCAGGGTGTTGCTCGACTTCAAACGCAATCAAGGCATCCTGTTGGCGGGTGCTGTCGCTTACTACACCTTGCTCTCAATCGTTCCCATGTTGATCCTCACGTTAATTGTGCTCTCACATTTTATGGACGAGGGCCAGCTCTTTCATACCGTATCTACGAATCTCGAAATGGTGGTCCCTGTCTACGCGGCGGTCCTGACCGAACAGGTGCGGGCGTTCCTTCGGCACCGCGAACTGGTGGGGGTCATCGGTTTCCTCGTCATGCTGTTCTTCAGTTCCGTGGCCTTCACCGTGCTCGAAAACGCGATGTCGGTAATCTTTTTTCATCGCGTCAGGATTAAACGCCGTCATTTTCTCATCTCCGCTGTCATTCCGTATGTGTACATCTTCTTGCTGAGTCTGGGCGTACTGCTCGTGTCGCTTATTGCGGGAGCACTGGAGAGAGTCGAAAGCAGGCAGTTATTACTTTTCGGATGGGCCCTAGGGCTCGGAGGAGCGTCCGGGCTTGCGCTCTATGTATTGGGGATGATCGGCGAGGTGTTCATGCTCACTTCGCTCTACCTGGTCATGCCTGTCGGGCGCATCACCTTTCGCC from Thermodesulfovibrionales bacterium encodes:
- a CDS encoding diguanylate cyclase — translated: MAKARILVVEDSETQASRTKEFLEATGYEVLCARDGISAIKAAKTASFDVILLDLLLPDLNGNEVCRWLKLNNETRGIPIIMLTVRGSIEDKVAGLEAGADDYLPKPYNEVELNARIYAALRTKALQDELRQRNKQTEELLTKVEFLAITDPLTMLFNRRRIEDILENELKEGKRYKQPITCLMIDVDNFKQVNDLYGHKAGDSVLREIAQLIKLSLREVDIVARWGGDEFIAILPQTDIKRAIEPASRILGAISIRKFEQIPAERVTVSIGIASADEFTDTDEKLISAADFALFEAKRKGRNRIEVAREAERGVESP
- a CDS encoding YihY/virulence factor BrkB family protein; its protein translation is MIGREKPANRLSDIGRFLLRVLLDFKRNQGILLAGAVAYYTLLSIVPMLILTLIVLSHFMDEGQLFHTVSTNLEMVVPVYAAVLTEQVRAFLRHRELVGVIGFLVMLFFSSVAFTVLENAMSVIFFHRVRIKRRHFLISAVIPYVYIFLLSLGVLLVSLIAGALERVESRQLLLFGWALGLGGASGLALYVLGMIGEVFMLTSLYLVMPVGRITFRHALIGGTAATFLWEITRRVLVWYYSTLSLVNLIYGSFAATVVALLSIEVAVVILLLCAQVIAELDRDKYRSLKETSGFET